A single region of the Sciurus carolinensis chromosome 14, mSciCar1.2, whole genome shotgun sequence genome encodes:
- the Zbtb6 gene encoding zinc finger and BTB domain-containing protein 6, whose protein sequence is MAAESDVLHFQFEQQGDVVLQKMNLLRQQNLFCDVSIYINDTEFQGHKVILAACSTFMRDQFLLTQSKHVRITILQSAEVGRKLLLSCYTGALEVKRKELLKYLTAASYLQMVHIVEKCTEALSKYLEIDLAMKNNQHTDLCQSSDPDVKNEEENSEKDCEIIEISEDSPINIDFHVKEEENNVLQATVESLTSESKEMKSPELSPVDIGFKDNEICILHVESISTAGGENEQFSQPCTSSKGSMYFSETQHSLINSTVESRVAEVPGNQGQGLFCENTDESHGTANEIQNLEESYSLRHQCPRCPRGFLHVENYLRHLKMHKLFLCLQCGKTFTQKKNLNRHIRGHMGIRPFQCTVCLKTFTAKSTLQDHLNIHSGDRPYKCHCCDMDFKHKSALKKHLTSVHGRSSGEKLPRPDLKRQNLL, encoded by the coding sequence ATGGCTGCTGAGTCTGATGTTCTCCACTTCCAGTTTGAACAACAAGGAGATGTGGTCTTGCAGAAAATGAATCTCTTGAGGCAGCAGAATTTATTTTGTGATGTATCAATATATATTAATGACACCGAGTTCCAGGGTCACAAGGTGATATTGGCTGCTTGTTCCACTTTCATGAGAGATCAGTTTTTACTCACACAATCAAAACATGTCAGAATCACCATTCTGCAGAGTGCAGAAGTTGGCAGAAAATTGTTGCTCTCTTGCTACACTGGAGCActtgaagtaaaaagaaaagagctttTGAAATACTTGACTGCTGCCAGTTACCTTCAGATGGTTCACATTGTGGAAAAGTGCACAGAAGCTTTGTCAAAGTATCTGGAAATTGATCTAGCTATGAAAAACAACCAACACACTGACCTTTGTCAGTCTTCTGATCCAGATgtgaagaatgaagaagaaaattctgagaaagaCTGTGAGATAATTGAAATTTCAGAAGATAGCCCCATAAACATAGATTTCCATGTTAAGGAAGAGGAAAACAATGTGTTACAGGCCACAGTAGAGAGCTTGACATCTGAGAGCAAGGAAATGAAGTCACCAGAGCTGTCCCCAGTAGATATAGGTTTTAAAGACAATGAAATTTGTATCCTCCATGTAGAATCTATCAGTACAGCTGGTGGAGAAAATGAGCAGTTTTCACAGCCTTGTACCTCATCAAAAGGAAGCATGTATTTCTCTGAAACACAGCATTCATTGATCAATTCTACTGTGGAGAGCAGAGTAGCAGAAGTTCCTGGGAATCAAGGCCAGGGTTTATTTTGTGAGAATACTGATGAAAGTCATGGTACAGCAAATGAGATTCAGAACCTGGAGGAAAGTTACTCACTGAGGCACCAGTGTCCCAGGTGTCCTCGAGGGTTTCTTCACGTTGAAAACTATCTACGCCACCTTAAGATGCATAAATTGTTCTTGTGCTTACAATGTGGGAAAACGtttacacagaagaaaaatcttaACCGGCACATACGAGGGCACATGGGCATTCGGCCCTTTCAGTGTACCGTGTGCTTGAAGACCTTTACTGCAAAAAGCACACTTCAGGACCACTTGAACATACACAGTGGGGATCGGCCATACAAATGCCATTGTTGTGATATGGATTTCAAGCACAAATCTGCTCTCAAAAAGCATTTAACCTCTGTTCATGGCAGAAGCAGTGGTGAAAAATTACCTAGGCCTGATCTTAAAAGGCAAAATCTACTATAA